Below is a genomic region from Macadamia integrifolia cultivar HAES 741 unplaced genomic scaffold, SCU_Mint_v3 scaffold3386, whole genome shotgun sequence.
CCGCTCCTTACCCACTAACCCCACTAGCTGCATATGAATCATTTACAAACAAACTCATGTTGACAGGCCACCTTCAAATCTTCTTCGCCAAGAATTTGCTGGAACTTGCATTTATTTGGATGTCTTGCAGAGGACAACTTCAGCTTTTGATACCGACAGAGTGGAACCTATGGACAGTAATAGTTTCTGTGATAACCGTGTGACTGAAGTCCATATTCCAACCTATCCTGAAAATTCCAATGTAGAAGAAGGTGTTGAAGGCATAGCAGAAGAGAAACTGGTGTCTTTCTGTGGACAGATTCTGAAGGAAGCATCTGACCTCCAGTCTGGCACAGGGGAAGCTAATGTGGATGTTCATCGAGTGCTAGAGTTACGTTCTCCAATTATTGTTAAGGTATGGGTTCTTTGAAATCTTGTTTTACTTGTTTGTTATGTTTTGTTGAATGTAGAATAGTACACAACTGCTGCTGGTATAATTTGCTACAACCACATGAATTATTTATGAAATCTAGTTCCTCTGAATAGATCCATATCTACCTAGCCTATTCTTTCTGTATCTGAGACCTAGGTTGACAACCTAAGGTAAGGCTGAGATTATCTTGTCTTGTGCATCCTTATTATGTATGATTGTAGGTAAAGTGTTCTTAATGAATTACCCAGATATCTCTCTCATTTCCttgtttacattttttttttggtaaatatttcCTTGTTTAGATTGCTACAATGACTTTTGGTGGTGATGTTCAATCATCCACAGTTACCAAACTTCATTTTCCTGTGTGTATTATGATGATTTGGGAGAATTTATGCCTCTTTGTCTTCTTCCAGGTTCTTAACGGGATGTGCATTATGAACCGTCAGATATTCAGGAAACATCTGAGGGAGTTCTATCCCTTGATCACCAAACTTGTATGCTGTGACCAGGTAATTCTTCCACTCccttgataaattttttttataacctCAAAAATAGGCTTTCTTGGCTTAAGGCATTATTTACAAAAAATGTGCTTGATCTAGGTTAATGCTGTATCCTGATTCTTTTCTGATTTCTGGTTACGGATTTTGGATAATGGCTGCAGGATAATTATCGTATTGTATATCTTTTCTTACTTTTCAGGATTCacctttttaattattattattattattattattattattattattttaatagtaTCTCCAAAAACCTAACCTGAAACATTCTGTAAATCAGAGCCATTTTTCGGAAAGTAGTTATGATCATGTTACTGAAGAGGGAGTTCTGTGATGGGTTATGTGgaatctaaaaaatataaaggTTTTTTGGATACAGGGAGAATTATTTCTTAGCTTGCCCTAATTTTGGTCATAACTGTCTAACTGGGTGCCTGCTTTAAAACAATTCTAAGATGTCCATATGAGGGAGCTTCATTATCACTTTGTACATTTTGTGTGGCCCTGATTTTGTATCTGTACTCAATTTTGTGATCTCTGTGCATGACGTTATTTTAATGTGGAATATATTTTAACTCAACTAAGTCTTATCGAAACTAGTTCGACTCAGCTACATGAATCTTGTTTCATCATTCAACCCTATTTAAAGCCATCTTCATAGTTAAATCTTAGGCCCAGACCACCCcatcctaggcccattcccAACCAGATATTTATGTTCAGTTTATGAGATTATTTAAGGATGCAGTCTGCCCCTCCCTAGTCCCATTCCCAACCAGTATCTATGTTTTGTTTATGAGATTATATAAGGATGCCTTAGATTTACTATGGATATGGCTTTAAACTGGTGATGCGGTTGGGCGTTGGATTTGGGGCtaccttttgatttgatttctttgCTTATTTCCTTTCTAGAATTAGAATCAGGTCACATTAGTAGGTAGTTGATATTGTAggtattttcattttatttgttttagaaaGTTGGGATACATGGGTAGATCCGTAGGATTTGTTTTGATTTCCTAGAttatttagtttccatttttgttgGGTTTCTATTATTATGTTAGTTTTCCTTTATAGTGATGTTACTCGATAGATAAAgacagatttgaagttttgataATTGAATGGCTGTTTCttggtttgaaaccatggttgcaGTGAGCTGCGATTGCCTCTCACCCTCCTGATCCtcttttcttcccccttttatttccttctcctttgtttttctttattgcAACTGTTCTCTCCTTGCTGGAAATCCCCTGTTTGAGGTGATACTTGCAGCTGTAATCAAGCTCTCCGATCTCCCTAATGTATAATCtgtttgggctgagatttcgAGCGAAGGCCGCACTCTCCTAGGCGACCAAAACCATGGCTGTTTCAAGTCTTTGGCTGTGAGAAACAAGAGATCCTTGTGCTGCGACGACTCCAGAAATTTCAGGTCCATCCGAGGTCAAAGCAGGGAGTTCTTTCTCTCAAAGACTTGCTGGTCTTCTGCCAGGCATTCTGGCTTCCATCGATGGGAAGAAGACGAGTCTTCTATTGTTTTATGCCTTGATTTCTGAGTAATACAAATCAGCCCCGCTTTTCTGAGATTTGTGTTCTATTACTTGCTCCCTTATTTTGATAATTCTAGAATACCCCCCTCTTCGAATTTTCTATTCCAGTTTGACCCCCTCACTTACTAGTTTTCATGTGAAGTGCATACTTGTGTCCgaaattacaagattgccaCTGATCTTTTAGATTTGAATTGCTTATCCTTTGGTGGGCCCATAGCAAAATTACAAGATTTCAAACCCCAGATCCGCATCAACTGAGTTAAAACGTCATGCACAGAAGCACAAAATTGAGTAAACTACAATTCACGGCCACAGAGAAAGTACAGAAGTGATCATGAAGCTCCCTCAAAGCAGACACTCAATTAGACAGTTATGACCAATAATAGTGCAAAGCTAAGAAATATTCTACTTGTAtcgcaagaaaaaaaaaccttgcaATTTTGAGATTCCACGTAACCCAACAAGTAGCCAGAGGTGATTAAATCCCACATCGTTGAAGCCGTAGGGTGAAGCTGGATATTGGGCAGGTTAGTAAACAAGCACTTCCAATGGATGCGAGGATGATGCGGTCAGTGATCAAAAGACACTAAACAGCCTGCTGTAATGGGACTAAATAAGGACAGAGTTGGTTTGAATAGGGAAAGAACAATAAATAGGACACTGTTATGGCACTACGAAGAAATAAGAAGACAACCAAAAGAATTATGATTTATGAGTGATGAGAGCAGCAATAAACAGCTAGCTATCATTTGCTGTCTGTTGCCAGATACTGGGGCAGCAAACACCACTTAAAAAAGAACCAGAAACTTTATTGCACTATCTAGTGTGCAGCTGACTGGGTGGCCTATGTTTCTTGAAAGATTTAAGTCCTACTGTAGTTCAGGGTTGTAGAGAGAATTTAGAAGCAAGAACTACAAAGATGACCAGGATCACTTAGAAATCGATAGCACTAATACAGGTTTGGATAGAAGGATGTTAGTAGAAATTATATAGCTCTGAAACTAATTGTCAGATTAAGTCCAATTCGATACAGAATAAGAGTAGTGTTACTGCAGAAATTTGAGATCTTATTATTGGAAGTAAAGATAATCAACTAAAAGACTGGATTGTGTTAGATTCTTGAAGATTTTAAGAATCTGATCAAGAAACGTTAGATATATTAGTCACAGCTCTGATCTTCTCTTTGTATCATACATGTTAGGCAAGAActatttgattattgaatctta
It encodes:
- the LOC122068095 gene encoding brefeldin A-inhibited guanine nucleotide-exchange protein 5-like — its product is MQVPDSFELDSKDDEESPLLETIRSKCITQLLLLGAIDSIQKKYWSKLNATQKITVMDILLSVLEFAASFNSYSNLRLRMHHIPAERPPSNLLRQEFAGTCIYLDVLQRTTSAFDTDRVEPMDSNSFCDNRVTEVHIPTYPENSNVEEGVEGIAEEKLVSFCGQILKEASDLQSGTGEANVDVHRVLELRSPIIVKVLNGMCIMNRQIFRKHLREFYPLITKLVCCDQMDVRGALGDLFKTQLATLLP